The following proteins are encoded in a genomic region of Populus trichocarpa isolate Nisqually-1 chromosome 13, P.trichocarpa_v4.1, whole genome shotgun sequence:
- the LOC7487673 gene encoding pathogenesis-related protein PR-4, with protein sequence MKRLSLFMVFLLCLAATAIAQNCGRQAGGQTCANNLCCSQWGYCGTSDDHCNPSKNCQSNCRSSGSGGGTGGGGESASNVRATYHYYNPDQNGWDLNAVSAYCSTWDANKPLAWRRKYGWTAFCGPVGPRGQASCGKCLRVTNTGTGAQVTVRIVDQCSNGGLDLDAGVFRQIDTDGRGNAQGHLIVNYQFVNCGD encoded by the exons atgaagAGGTTGAGCTTATTCATGGTATTCCTCCTATGCCTAGCAGCGACTGCAATTGCCCAAAATTGTGGCCGGCAGGCTGGAGGCCAAACCTGCGCTAACAATCTTTGTTGTAGCCAATGGGGTTATTGCGGGACAAGTGACGATCATTGTAATCCTTCCAAGAATTGTCAAAGCAACTGTAGGTCTAGTGGTAGTGGTGGCGGTACTGGTGGCGGTGGTGAAAGTGCTTCAAATGTTAGAGCCACATATCATTATTACAATCCTGACCAAAATGGATGGGACTTGAATGCTGTGAGTGCTTATTGTTCTACATGGGATGCCAATAAGCCTTTGGCATGGCGTCGGAAATACGGCTGGACTGCCTTTTGTGGACCGGTTGGACCCCGTGGACAGGCTTCCTGTGGCAAGTGCTTGAGG GTGACCAATACTGGAACCGGAGCTCAAGTAACTGTGAGGATTGTCGACCAGTGCAGCAATGGAGGTCTAGACTTGGATGCTGGGGTGTTTCGACAAATAGATACTGATGGAAGAGGCAATGCTCAAGGCCACCTTATTGTGAACTACCAGTTTGTCAACTGCGGGGACTGA